A stretch of DNA from Diospyros lotus cultivar Yz01 chromosome 14, ASM1463336v1, whole genome shotgun sequence:
GCTTGCTCTTGTAGGGTGCTTGGTAGTGTGTGATTGATCCTTCGCACTTCTCttacttcttctttctttaattcATCGTCAAAAGAGAAAGCATTGGGTAGAAGAAGAATCAGAGGGCATTAGTAGAGTGTCATCCATGAGAGGGGGGGTCTTAACGTGCTTAGAAAGGaacattttttcttgtttttcttcctcAACATACGAAGAGTTGCCTCTTTTAATTAGAGGATTAACTGGTGAACCTTCCTCCATAGCTTGGGGTATTGGAAGATTAACAGGAGCTTGAGCTTCTACTCATTGATGTCATGGCTATATAACTGGAAGTCCTCATCCAATAACACTTATATTTCTAGGGGTCAACACATCACGAAGCAAGAGAGGATCCTATGAGATTAATTTCTCAACAACTTTGAGATGGCATGCATGAACATCCTTAAGAGGGGATGCAGGAATAGCATAAGCCTCACATATACTGTCCCAACACCACTTCAGTGGTGCATTCTAACTTGTTGGCCACTTCGACATGAACCAGCTAGATTTAAAGTTATTGATCTTACTTGAGATGTCAGCAAATAATTTCCCAATCCCCAGTGATCTCTAAAGAgtgaaaaacccaattcaatGATATATTTCTCTCAGTAGAAATAGCTAAATAGTTCAAGAATGGGCACTACATCTCTCTAATGGCACAAgattgagaattccaccaaTTAGGCTTATCCTTTTGGGTGAAGTTGGGTTAGGACCAAACAACTCTCCCTTAAGAAGTTCACCCCAAACTCAAGAATAGGGAAACAAAGACTAGCTACCAATGAAGCCTCATGAACACCCCTATACAATCATCATCAACATAAGAAGTGCACGTATTCTCCCCCTCCTCCCAAAGAAGTTTTAGCTCATAATTCTTTAGGAAAGGGTGTAGCATACGAATCCTTATAAGATTCATCATCTAGAATTGGGACCTACTACCTAGAATTATGTTTATCTCCTCAAGAGTGGCAAGTCTCCGTGTTTGCTTTACACTCAATATCactaaaaattggaaaattctcCTAAATACTAAACTTAGAGGAACTTaccaaaaatccataaaaagATGTGGGAGAGTTTGAGCGAGACTTGGTGGCACATGAGAGAATCTGCAAGAGACTTACGAGAAAGCGAGAGAGTCTAGGCACAAGGAATTAAGTCTTTAGGAACttggaaaattttaaatttgagtgaaaaataaaaaataactaaggTCATCTTATACAATGGAACACCTCGAAAAATGAAACACCAAGGGATGTGGAAGTTCCAAAAAAAGAAATCTAAATTGTCCAATGGGGAGCCTTTGGGAGACTAAAATTGTCAAATCactaagagagagaaagagaagcaaAACCCGCGTGATGGTATTAACCCTAGGCAATTAACTTTCCCGCATGACAGTTAGGAGACGAACAAGTTCATGAAGAAAAACCCCATCAAAAAGTCATACCATGACTTCGGGAGAGTCTCTAGGAAGAGGATAGTTTGGCAATTTAATGATACTATTTCCTCCAAGAGAccttgagagaaaaatggggaAGCTATTAATGCGCATAGTCCTGAGCTCATTAAGGAGGCCCATGAAGGCCAACCCTAAAACGTGGGCCTATCAATGAAAAGGAAGCCTTATGCGGGGGAAGGGCTTTGGGAGACCCCACTCGAATAAAGGGTTCCCTCTGCTAGAAGTTTCTAGCAAGAATAGATAAGACACCCCTCCAACAGAGGACCAAGGTCTCTAGTATAGTTTTTAGGGTCTTTTGAAGATCCACCTGCAAGGCATTTTCTACAATAGAAACGTGCAAACATATCTCCTAATCTTTTCCAATAATAGTGTAATAGATTATGATCAACAGGATCAGTGTCGATCTTGAGAAATCAAGAGTTACTATCACTATCCCATTAACACAGCTATAAATAGTTGAATGCTTATTTTTTCAAGTAAAACACTTCAAGTTTGCTAAGATTTCTATAATTTAACCTAGGAATCTGACTTTAACATTGGAGTGTTTGCATAAGAAATACCCTATGccttttgatcattttttttttgaagagtCCTTAAGAGCTTGGAAATGACTTTCcccaacaataaataaattgttttgtttAGGCGACAATAGTAATAATCAAAGATgctttttgtattcttttaaataaattagtcaAATACGTCCAAAACTCACTCACTGGCTTTACTGTTTTGATTACCTTCTTGAGGCTAGAAAGGTCATATTGCGTGACTGATCAGAGCTGCAGAGGGCAACTCCAATTTGCATTATTAGCAGCATACAAAATCAGCTGCTCAAAGGCCCAGTCTCACTCACTTCCAAATGCATTATTTAAGAGCAAAATTGCCTATTTCTTAAACAGCTGAAATGCCTCTTGGATTCCACAGGAAGTCAGCCCATCACTAACCATTTGAAAAGGGTGAAGCCATTTAGATTTTAGATCTTCCCTGGGTGGATAATTtggtataaaataattttcgtATACCATAGTATTGAACATAAGttttaatagtaataataaagaTATTCATTTGTGACCATAAAGTTACAGGTTGAACTTATAAAATAGGGAAAATCATCTTCAAGCTgaaaaacctaggctaaatgggGTAAAAACCCCATTTGGTCCCTGCCTTACACACAGCAAGGGCTCAAGTGGGATGagatatttaatttgatttcaaactcaatATCACTTTCCATAACATCTTTTTTAAGAAAGAATATAGCCACAGACAAAAACGACTCTTTCTTTACCAGAAACAAAATTGGAAATCTCATACACTAAGAACGGACTTTATATTATATCCTTAGCCTTTTGGTACAGAGGGCAAATTTGTCACTAGGAGTaaatgggagaaaaaaatatttaagggaCAAAATATGATCACCTCTGGGAAAAGCCAGAATTGTTGGTTTTTATCCATTAATGGCACATTCTTGAGTGCATATCCATTCAGCAGCAGCTAAGGGAATGCTGAATCAGTACTACTTCTCATTATAATCATGCATAGGGTATTTGGACTGCACTAAACAGGGACATCATTGGCCTACATAGGGTTCCTAAAGAGACCAGAAAATGACAGCATTGAAACTTCTTGCTGTAAAGACAATACAAAAACAATTGCTGTAAAGACAATACAAAAACAATGTCGTTGGCTGTTCTCCAAGAACACGGCACTAGTGCACTTCTTTATCATTCACAACTCAAAGTAACAAGGCATATCAAAtatttatcccactatatggggttGGCTACATTCACAAATCAAGATGACACAATAAAAAGCAAGGACGATATGAATGATGAATTTATACAACAAACAAGAGTTAATTACAAGATTCACACATTGCTGTCAACACGGTTGGGgaggggaaaagaaaagaaaagaaaggttgtGCAAAGATCATAAAGTCACTTCCATGTCTTTGCATTGGAAATTCAGTACATCCATGACAAGTCTTGCTTAAAACTTACAGATTTTGCAGCTCCATGAACACCCCGCTCAGATATTTGCGGGCAGTCATCAACAGCCAACAGTTCCAGTTTATATGATCCTACAAGTGGCTTTAACCCGTCATCGGTGATTCCTAAACACTTGCTAAGTCGCAAGACACACAACTGAGGAAACTGGCTCACAAGCTGCAGTCCTTCATCGGTCATCTCTTGGCATCTCACAAGCTCTAGGATTTGCAGGTGCTCAGCTGAACAGAGTGCTTCCATCCCAACATCATTAAAAGAATAGACATGATCAAGAGCAAGTTCTCGAATTGGGCACATTTTTATTAACATCAAGATTCCATGTAGAgtaaatgaagaaaatgaagggaacTCTCCATCAGAAAAGGATAATCTAACTGATTCCAGATGAGAACAGTTTTCTGCTACTGCTTTTAAACTTTCATCTGTTAATCTTAATGGATTATTAACCAGAAGAGGAAGTGAGAAGTCTGATGGGACTCTGAGAGAAATGGACTGAAGATTAGCTGATTTTCGAGCTAAGCCTATAATATCACAGTCCCTCACCCCAACACACATGTCCAAGTGAATCTTCTCCAAGTTCTTGCACTTGCCCAAAACACAAGCAAGGCCCCTCCCTGGACTGATGATGCAATTCACCAGGCTAAGCTCTTGCATACTTTCACATGGAACCCACTGCTTCTGCCATCTATCTACGGCTAACCGATCATAAACCTTCATATAACGATAATTAGCGTCCACCTCAAACTGCAATCGCTTTAATTTCCGCCAACTAGGTCCAAGCTTAATTAAATCACCTTCCCCAATTGCCCGGCAATTCTTAATGGAGAGATCTTCTAGTATTTCAAGCTTGCCAAGGTATTCTAGCCACTCAACACTGCTCACATTTAGGCATCGAATAAGGTGTAGATTTCTGAGGTTCTTGCAACCCACAACAAGAGACAATATGCCACAACCACTGATTCTTGGGGCAAAATTCAACTTTAAGGAAGAAAGTTTGGAGCAAGAAGCCAGGTAGCCAAGACCCACATCAGTGATGAAGGTGCAGTAACTTAAAGTGAGATCACTCAGAGAAGAGCAATTGTTTGAAAGGACAAGAAGTCCTTGGTCATCCAACTGTTTCCCTAATTTAGACATCCAACCTGAATAAATTATTTCTACTCTTGTCAAGTTCGGAAACCTGTTGCAGAGGGAAATCAAAGCTTCATTCGCTGGGTCTAGTCCACAACCAACTCGAAgtgattttctttcttcattgtCCAAATGATAGAGACGCTTACATGCCAAAGATAGAGAGTTTCTATCTATGGTTTTCTTAATCCTGCTCAAAATCTCCCATACTAGCTGATCTGGCAAATCATCCATAAGACTTTCTTTTTCAAGATGAAAATGACTGCCAGCAACCTGAAACTGCTGCAAAATCAGCCATATCCTGTTAAAAGCATACCAAACATGGAAAATACCCAGTCTATGGAGTGGTGTCTAGACACCACTTGAACATTTGACTATTGTGAAAACATAACTAGCAATAAGGTTGGACTCCATTGAGTAGGAATTCCACAAAATAAAACAGGTTGAGAGTAGCAGATATCCATATAAGCGAGCTGCAAAAGTGGAGAACAGTAAAAAATGCTTCAATACTATGTAAGCAGGTAATAGACAAGACTAgggggctgtttagttgtggtAAACAGTCCCAGTTATTACTCTAcataaaatggaaaattagaaaagtTGTTCAAATACAGCCTGTTCagttgtaaaaaatattttataactttttcaattccaattttacAACTAAACATACCCTTAacaatttatgtttaaaaaaataatagcattcatttccagaaaatttagaaaacacctttttgatattttcctattcatagtataaagttgaaaaattagaaaattgaattttgtgttttctaatTAGAGATTAAATCATTCAATAGAAAAATTAGAGTTGGAAAGGttgaaaatgttttcaacaACTGAACAGGCCCTTTTTccaaatggaaaatggagattAGGAAAATGTGGTTTTACAAAAATGAATTGAACTTGTAATATAACTTTTTTAAATTGTCCTTGCCAATTTAGAGATTTGATGCAGGTTCTCCACAAAATTTGCTccaaatcatctccatctccatttCTAATACAAGTTACACTAAAGAAAAACATCTCCATCTCCATTTCCAATACAAGTTAcaccatagttgttaaaggcgcgcctaggcgcaaggtgccttaaggcgccagttcaGCGCCTCGCTTGGGCCGAGGCAAGGCGATTTTAGTGAGGCGCGTGCCTTGCACGGTGAGGcgagaggcgcgcctcatgaaacctaggtatgaaacctaggttttaattaaaatctaggCAGCTCAAAtcctcccctcttctcagttcgaacatgtatacattacaacatatttatatttctttagtttaagtaaatggaaggtaaaatataaataaaaaaaaatgtggacatttactttaatagatgaatataaataagaaagtactctccatttggatttaataaaaatatctaaaaaatcaaaatccataagaataaaaaaataaaattttaattttagtacaaactcaggatttaacgattttaccacccccaaaatacatatcttatttcttgaaaaattcattaaaaatcattttaacaataatgaatattagttatcaaaatagtggaagatagtttttcaaaatgaaaacgttttcttatatatctccttataatgcgctaatcttccagatttagaaaaataacatttttcaaaatgaaaacattttcttgattgaagGAGaggatgaagatattgaccttaatgttgatgatctccttgatgatgattgattaaaagttctttattgattgtggacttgtagtatttatatgtttgtttagaactttgcataatgattggtacttgtttgagtttgagattttaagtttgaactttgatgatgtttctagtttagaatttgcatgatgaataaatcaactttgatgatgttagtttagaatttgaagataatgaatcattaatgatatgcatgtgttattattaataatttgatagttttttatgattttacaagattttgagttttttttctaaaagatgTGCCTCGCTTAGCAAAGGCacgcctcgcctcgtgcgcctcgcgcctcaggctccaggaccctttgcgcctcgcgcctttcagaactatgagTTACACTAAAGAAAAACATCTCCCAGTTTTCTGAACATATGTTCCAATTTTctagattggaaattagttGTTAGTACTTCCAACATTTTGGAcgtattttccaatttttctatcgaaaatgaaaaataaaaattttatagaaaattagagataaaaGCCTAGAAATCATTTTCCACAGCTGAACAGGCCCAAGGTTCTCCACAACAACTAGAAGCAAGATGGATTATCCAAAGCTTGAAGAAGTGGTGTTTCTGCTTGAAACTTTTAACCATGGTTATCAACTTATCATAGCTGGACTAGTCATTGAACCAGCTGAAATACTGGTGTTCTATAGTTCCATCATGGTTCAATCATCTATAAAATtgtttagaaataattaattaaaacaaaatgaaaagactAGAGTAAATGACTAGTAAGTAAATTGCtggttattttattaaataatttatgtgtTAGAGTTTGCCTAAGATTAGTCTTATGGCTTGGAAGAATATAAAGGACAGACGAGAATAAGCCATTGAAGACCGGTTTCTAGGAGTAGTTAGGTGTTTGTAACGGTAACTACCGATTAGTTAGGTATTTTCTCCTTGTAATTCCCGTCTCTATGATCCATAAATAGAGGGTCAgggtgagtttttttttttctcctgcTTTCATTGTATCTTGTGATTGTGTACTACTAGAGAGAAAAGCCTTAGTCTTTGTAATTTCGGTGAGGATAGCTCGGTCATAGAGCTATGAGTGCAATGCATTATATCGTTTCTactgtttcaagatagtggaagcCATAAGCCCTCTAATCTATTTGGATGTAGGATTCACCAATTCAAAGGTGAtccgaactaggataaatccGGTGTCCCTTGTGTGTGTTGTTGTAATTTCTATTCTTATTCTTGTTATGTCCTTACTGTGAGTGTTTGGTGTCTTTCTTGAGAGTTGAGTGCAAGTGTGTGGAGTGAGTTTGTTCAACAATCTGGTATTAGAGCCTTGTTCTCCACACTCAAGAAGTCAAGAATTTACTCAAGATGAAGAGACATGACTCAGCAACTCAGAATTATGGCTTCATCTTCATCTGCCTCAAGACATGACATTGAGAAGTTTGAGGAGCAAAATGACTTTACCCtctggaagatgaagatgcgtGCCCTCCTCGACAATCTTGACCTTGAGGAAGCACTAGGGGGAGAAGCCAAGATGCCTAAGACGTATACAACAGAATAGAAGGAGATCCTAAAAAAGGCCTACAACACGCTGATCCTTAGTCTTGGTGACAAGGTGTTGAGGGGAGATTTCCAAAATGAAGATGGCTGCGGAGATTTGGCTTAAGTTGGAAAGCCTGTACATGACAAAGTCAATGTCCAGCCGACTTAAAAGGCAAGATTTTTCACTTTCAAAATGAATGATGGTCAAAAACTTCATGATCATATAGATGAATTTAACAAACTCTGCCTAGATCTTGAAAAcatagaggtaaaatataaagatgaagACAAGGCATTGGTCTTGCCTCCTAAAATATGGAAGAGACACCCTATCATTAGATTGGAATAGGGGCCCTTAATTCCAAAGAATTGTAGAACAAGGTAGAAGGGAAAAGCTTTCCAAGAGATGCCCTTACAGCAAAATTCAGAAATGATATAAGAGATCCTAAGGGAAGGGGCAAGTCAAGATCTAGGTCTAGATCTAGAAAGAAATcaattaaatgttattattgTCATGAGGAGGGTCACACTAAGAAAAATTGTCCCaagaagaaaaaggattttcaagataGGTGTAATTCTGATCGTGGAGTTAGTATATGTGAGTTCGGATATGATAGTGTTGATGCTATTGTGGTTTTAGAGAAGGCTGAAAATGAGGTATGGATAATGGATTCTGGTTGTTCATACTACATGACACCAAAGAGGCATTGAATCCTAAACTATCAAGAAATCAATGGAGGAAAAGTCCTGCTAGGAAATGACCATGAATGTATATAAGACTAAAGATGCATGATGGCTCATGTAGAACACTGTCAGATGTTAGGCACATTCtagaattaaagagaaatttaatttctcttggTGAACTGGACAAGAATGGCTATAACTTTAAGGGTGATTGTGGAGTTTTGAAAGTTTCTAGAGGATCCCTAATATGCATGAGAGCCATGCTGTAGAATGGTATACACATTCTGCAAGCCACCACCTTAAGTGGGGAAGCTGCGGTGGCAGGAAACAAAGTTCACATGCAAGCTAGATTGTGGCAtctaaggatgtcacacatTAGTGAACAAGGGCTAAAAGAGCTGGCAAAAACAAGGCATCCTAGGTCAAGGTCAAGCTGCAGGACTCGATAAATGTGAATCCTGCAATTATGGCAAAGCTACCAAAGTCAAATTTAGTAGGAAGGCTATTCACTCCTCCTAGGCACCATTAGATTACGTACACTCAGATTTTTGGGGACCATCTCAAACCCTAACTAATGGAGGCTCtagatattttctttctatcattGATGATTATTCAAGAATGGTATGGGTATATGTCTTAAAGTTAAAGGATCATACATTTGAGGCCTGTAAGACATGGAAGATTATGATATAAAACCAAAATGGGAGAACCGTTAAAACCATTAGGACCGATAATGGCCTAGAATTCTACAATAAGGAATTTGCTCAAATGTGTAATGAGAGTGGGATAGTGAGACATTGAACTGCCCCTGGAAATCCAAAACAAAATGGTTTGGCTGAGAGAATGAATATGACTATTAGAAAGAGTGACATGCATGCTATTCCATGCAAATTTACCTAAGTCATTTTGGGGGAAAGCAGTATCAACTATAGCACATGTGATCAATAGATCCCCATCTACTGCAATTGAGTTTAAAACACCCTATGAAAAATGGACAAGTCATAAGCCAAACCTAGATCACCTTAGAGTATTTGGTTGCTTATcctatgctcatgtgaagcaaGGCAAGCTAGAACCTAGGGCAAAGAAGTGTTTGTTTATAGGTTATCCCACCAGTGTAAAAGGTTATAAACTATGGAACCTAGAAACTGAAGGGCCGAGGACCATTGTTACAAGGGATATGACATTTGATGAAGGGTCTACAATAAAGGGGGTTAATGTAGATGAGCATCCAGACAGAAGAAAAATCTAAGTCAATAGATATTGAGGTTCAAGGTGTAATTCCTGAAAATGACTTAGAAACTCCTCATGAACAGGATTATGCCCATCAAGGGGAGAGTGAGGAGGAGAGTGATGGTGACTCCAATGCAGGTGACCAGCCGAATACCCAAAGGTATAATGTGGCTAGGGATAGGCAAAGAAGGAGTTGTAGACCACCACTTAGATATGGGTTTTCAGACCTTGTTTCTTATGCACTAACAAGTGCATTAGAGGTTATAGGGGAAGAACCAATGTCATTCGAAGAAGCAGTGAAATCAAAAGAATCCCAAAAATGGATAGATGCCATGAAGTCTGAAATTGAGTCGTTGAGAAAGAATCAAACTTGGGTGTTGATTGATAGGACTCAAGGATAGCAAATTGTTGGTTGTAAATGGCTATATAAGATAAAAGAAGGGGCTGGAAGTAACCCCAAACCTAGGTATAAGGCCAAGTTAGTGGCTAGAGGGTTCACTCAAGTCTCGAGTATAGATTTCAATGAGGTATTCTCACCAGTTGTGAGACATACCTCTATCCGAGTGCTACTTGCCATGACAGTACACCTAAACCTAAATTTGGAACAAATGGATGTAACCACAGCATTTCTTCATGGTAACTTAGATGAAAGGATCTTAATGGAACAACCTAAAGGTTTTGAATCTAGAGGAAAGGTGGAGTAGGTATGTTTACTTAGGAATCTCTTTATGGACATAAGCAATCCCCAAGACAATAGTATGGGAAGTTTGATACAGTTATGCTAAAACAGGAATATGCTAGAagttcatatgattgttgtttATATTTCAAACATGTTTCATCTAGTATTTCCGTTTATCTTCTCCTTTATGTGGATGGCATGCTAATAGCAAGTCAATCTAATAAGGAAATTCAACAATTAAAACTGGAGCTAAAATCAGAGTTTGAAATGAAGGAGTTAGGGGAAGCTAGGAAAATACTAGGGATTGAAATCATTAGAAATAAACAACAAAGGAAGCTGTACCTATCTTAGAAATCCTACCTAGAGAAACTGATTAGGAAGTTTGATATGGCATATGCAAAGGCTGTAACTGTGCCATTTACCCAACACTATAAGTTATCCTCAGATCAATCACCTAAGGATGAGGAAAGTTCAAAGGAGATGAGTGTCATACCCTTCTCTAGTGTTGTGGGCAGCCTAATGTACAATATGGCGTGCACAAGACTTGATTTGGCCCATGCAAAGAGTGTTGTGAGTAGATTTATGGAAAATCCAAGCAAAACACACTAGAATGTTattaaatgggtatttaggTATCTAAAGGGATCTAGTGGCATGGTTTTGTCTTCTGGTGGAGCTAAAATAGGAGAAACAACAAGTATTATAGGGTATTCAGATGTTGATTATGCAGCTGATCTGGACAAGAGAAGGTCCACAACCGATTGTGTTTTTAAGTTGTGAAACTTCACAGTCAGTTGGAAAGCAAGCCTCCAACATGTGATGGCTCTATCAACAACTGAGGCAGAACACATAACTGTTTTAGAGGCTATTAAGGAAGCTATATGGCTAAAAGGATTGGCCAGTGAGCTCCTTGGGACACCAGTGGATGCCAttttgatgtgtgatagtcaaagtgtcATACACTTGTCCAAGAACCAAGCACACCATGAAAGGACTAAGTACATTGATGTTGGTCACCATTTTATTAGGgaaatattacataaaaaagAGGTAAAACTAATAAAAGTTGCAGGTGATGAGAATGTTGCAGATATGTTCACAAAGGTAGTCCTTATGGTAAAACTGAAGCCCTATTTGGAGCTACTTCAAGTAGTCCAAGATACTTGAACAGAAGATCAAGATAGGTGTTGAAGAGGGCAGGTATCTACTTTAATGAAGACCAATGTTatgcaaatggtggagaatttgttagAGTTTGCCTAAGATTAGTCTTATAGTTCGAAAGAatataaatgacaaaaaagaaTAAGCCGTTGAAGACTGGTTTCAAGGAGTAGTTAGGTGTTTGTAACAGTAACTACCAAATAAGGTAACTATCGGTTAGTTAGGTATTTCCTCCTTGTAACTCCCACCTCTGCGATCTATAAGTAGTTAGGTGTTTTCATTGTATCTTGTGATTGTGCACTGTAGGCTACTGTAATATTGTACCTTTCAGTTTATTACTAACTAAAAGGAgagaacagcctataaataggctagattAGTTAGAGAATGCAGTTGATGAATGAAATCTGAATTCTTCCTTCTcgaattctctctccctctgtttttctgatttctccctccattcttccaattttcctcccttcctttctattctctcttccCTTATTGCTTCCAAATTCcaattctaaaccctaggtaaaTCCTAGGTgtgtgacatttggtatcaaagctagaTGATTCTCGGCTGTGATTCTATCAATTCCTAGCAGCTAATCAAGGTTTGAAGTTGGAGGCGATGCCAGCCAACGATTCTTGGCTATGATTTTTGGCAATCCAGGCGAATTCCATTAACAAATCCAACGAAGCCAAGTCGAGTGATTTCCAATCACTTCTCAGCTCAGGTTTGAAGGGGAAGCAATAGGTTGATTCTCGGCTGTGAATTCTCATACTTCTTCTTCGGAATTGAAAGGCGAAGCAGATTTAGGTGGTTTCTGGAAGAATTCCCACAAATTCAATTAGCTGCATCAAAGCCAATCAATATAGGAGGCAGATTCAGAACATCCAATCCAGGTTGTTGATTTAGATCTAAGCGATCACTGGAATTGATCAGAGACAAGCTGTGAAGCAATCAAAGTGAAGAAATGGCTGAAGGAACAAGGATGAAATAGCTTGAGGCGAGGATGGAGGCAATGGAATTAGGACTGCTACAGACTCAGTAGGCAGTGAATCACAGCAAGGAAGAGAGCTTTGCAATACTAGAAAGTGTGCAGAGAGACCTCACTGCAACTCAAGAGAGTGTGCGGAGAGAATTGGAGAAAAGCAGAGAAGAAATTATGAGAACATTAGATCATTTTGGCCAGGGAATAGATAACATGTTCAACATGTTGTTGGCGTTTTTGCCTTAATTAGGAATTTCCACCGAGATCCACTTCCAATCCAATCCTGCCTGGTGATGGAATTCTTTCTCGAGTTTTAGGATTGGAGTTTCCACCGAGATCCACTTCTGATCCAATCTTGCCTGGTGATGGGATTCTTCCTCTAGTTTCAAGAATGCAAGAGGCAACAGTCCAAGCAAGAGGTTCTTCTCAAACCACGCATTATACTCCCACGCCAAGGTTAGAGATACCGGTTTTTTACGAATCAAAATCGAGATGGTGGATTCGTAGATGCGAGAGATTTTTTCAACATTATAATATACTAGAAGGACATAAGGTTAACCTTGCAACAACCTATCTCAACAATACGGCTAACTCGTGGTATCAAGTTTAGAATAAGATGAGGAGATTTGCAGCCAATTGGACTAAGTTCATGGAGGATCTATGTGACCGATTTGGAGAGAAGTCAATGACCAATGGggttgaagaatttaacaaattaaagcaAGACGATGTCATGATCCCAAGGataaaatagtaaatataatagtaacTATAGTTTAATTGTAGTTATTATTTACAATTAGGATCAATTATTTATAGTGGAGCAATTATGAAGTACTGAAGTAGTGGACGTAGTGGTAACCGCTCTGTAAAAC
This window harbors:
- the LOC127790016 gene encoding F-box/LRR-repeat protein 14, whose amino-acid sequence is MDDLPDQLVWEILSRIKKTIDRNSLSLACKRLYHLDNEERKSLRVGCGLDPANEALISLCNRFPNLTRVEIIYSGWMSKLGKQLDDQGLLVLSNNCSSLSDLTLSYCTFITDVGLGYLASCSKLSSLKLNFAPRISGCGILSLVVGCKNLRNLHLIRCLNVSSVEWLEYLGKLEILEDLSIKNCRAIGEGDLIKLGPSWRKLKRLQFEVDANYRYMKVYDRLAVDRWQKQWVPCESMQELSLVNCIISPGRGLACVLGKCKNLEKIHLDMCVGVRDCDIIGLARKSANLQSISLRVPSDFSLPLLVNNPLRLTDESLKAVAENCSHLESVRLSFSDGEFPSFSSFTLHGILMLIKMCPIRELALDHVYSFNDVGMEALCSAEHLQILELVRCQEMTDEGLQLVSQFPQLCVLRLSKCLGITDDGLKPLVGSYKLELLAVDDCPQISERGVHGAAKSVSFKQDLSWMY